A window of Candidatus Hydrogenedentota bacterium contains these coding sequences:
- a CDS encoding V-type ATP synthase subunit A: MSERVLGRVHRVIGPVVEAAGATDVEMMELVYVGAERLVGEVVRIKTDRAWIQVYEDTTGLRPGALVYGSGEPLSVELGPGLIGGIYDGVQRPLDVLRQQTGDFVSRGVHAPALDRERRWDFTPAVAAPCAASGGMIIGVVRETPLIEHRIMLPLSVSGELVWIAPPGAYTVDDEVAKVRGPEGEIACGMRQKWPVRRGRPYRDRLPDTQPLVTGQRVLDTLFPVARGGTVVVPGGFGTGKTMLQHALAKWCDADIVVYIGCGERGNEMTGVLTDFPKLVDPRTGRPLMERTILVANTSNMPVAAREASIYTGITIAEYYRDMGYHIAVMADSTSRWAEALRELSGRMEEMPADEGFPAYLPSRLAEFYERAGAVHTLAGAEASITTIGAVSPPGGDFSEPVTRHTKRFVRTLWALDRQLANARHYPAVSWLESYSEYTEDVAAWWDEETHGEWRSLRAEAIAIMQREERLQRVVKLVGADVLPDSQRLILDAAAMFKNAFLQQNAYDKVDAFCEAGKQYRMLKIILTYYRLAADAIKNGALLAEVRRAPVVRDIMQMKYECANEDLEKLEAIGRRVEESLHEINAARA; encoded by the coding sequence ATGAGTGAACGCGTACTGGGACGAGTACACCGGGTCATTGGCCCGGTTGTGGAAGCCGCCGGCGCCACCGACGTGGAGATGATGGAACTCGTCTATGTCGGCGCGGAGCGGCTGGTGGGCGAGGTCGTGCGCATCAAGACGGACCGGGCATGGATCCAGGTCTACGAGGACACCACGGGCCTGCGCCCGGGCGCACTGGTATACGGCAGCGGCGAACCCCTGTCGGTGGAATTGGGACCTGGGCTGATCGGCGGCATCTACGACGGCGTACAGCGTCCCCTCGACGTGCTTCGTCAGCAGACGGGCGATTTCGTGTCCCGGGGTGTCCATGCGCCCGCACTCGATCGCGAACGCCGCTGGGACTTTACACCGGCGGTGGCGGCGCCATGCGCAGCCTCGGGCGGCATGATCATTGGCGTCGTGCGCGAAACCCCCCTCATTGAACACCGGATTATGCTTCCGCTATCCGTCTCCGGGGAACTCGTCTGGATCGCGCCCCCCGGCGCCTACACGGTGGACGACGAAGTTGCCAAAGTCCGCGGGCCGGAAGGCGAAATCGCCTGCGGGATGCGCCAGAAATGGCCCGTGCGCCGCGGGCGGCCCTACCGCGACCGCCTCCCGGATACACAGCCCCTCGTGACGGGGCAGCGCGTCCTCGACACCCTCTTTCCGGTGGCCCGCGGCGGGACGGTCGTGGTTCCCGGGGGCTTCGGGACCGGCAAGACCATGCTCCAGCACGCCCTCGCGAAATGGTGCGACGCGGATATCGTCGTCTACATCGGCTGCGGGGAGCGCGGCAATGAAATGACGGGCGTGCTGACGGATTTCCCCAAATTGGTGGATCCCCGCACCGGGCGGCCGCTCATGGAGCGCACGATCCTCGTCGCCAATACCTCCAACATGCCCGTGGCCGCGCGCGAGGCGAGCATCTACACCGGCATCACCATCGCCGAGTACTACCGCGATATGGGCTATCACATTGCGGTCATGGCGGATTCCACCTCGCGGTGGGCCGAGGCCCTGCGCGAACTCTCCGGCCGCATGGAGGAAATGCCGGCCGACGAGGGCTTCCCCGCCTACCTGCCCAGCCGCCTGGCGGAGTTCTACGAGCGGGCCGGCGCGGTCCACACCCTCGCGGGCGCGGAGGCGTCCATCACCACCATCGGCGCCGTCTCGCCGCCGGGAGGGGACTTCTCCGAGCCGGTTACCCGGCACACGAAGCGCTTCGTGCGGACCCTCTGGGCGCTGGACCGGCAACTCGCCAACGCCCGCCACTATCCGGCGGTAAGCTGGCTGGAGAGCTACAGCGAGTACACGGAGGACGTGGCCGCCTGGTGGGACGAGGAAACCCACGGGGAATGGCGGAGCTTGCGCGCGGAAGCCATCGCGATCATGCAGCGCGAAGAGCGTTTGCAGCGCGTGGTGAAGCTCGTCGGGGCGGATGTCCTCCCGGACAGCCAGCGCCTCATTCTCGATGCCGCCGCCATGTTCAAAAATGCCTTTCTCCAGCAGAACGCCTACGACAAGGTGGACGCGTTCTGTGAAGCGGGCAAACAGTACCGGATGCTGAAGATTATTCTTACCTACTACCGGCTGGCCGCCGACGCCATCAAGAACGGAGCCCTGCTGGCCGAAGTGCGGCGCGCGCCGGTGGTGCGCGACATCATGCAAATGAAATACGAATGCGCCAACGAGGATTTGGAGAAGTTGGAGGCGATCGGCCGGCGCGTCGAGGAGTCGCTCCATGAAATCAACGCCGCGCGCGCCTGA
- a CDS encoding substrate-binding domain-containing protein yields the protein MIRAWAQKTRYGFRTLALAVLAAIAAGGCAPREKADDGQIRIGAIVFQEDQYFRLVEFGMRDAAAKAGAAISVNNSFNALDKEISLIDTYLANRVDALVVAPLSAQSSISALKRAAGRGIPVVVFDSFVEADFPASTVRSDQVELGRVTGEFARAFIEEQLGGKAKIAIVQFIAHMPEPGSQRVQGFRDEVTKLPGVEIVTAQDAWLAPEATALVENILTANPDIDIVWSANEGGTVGSVNAARAANMKNPARHVYVFGTDMSEQIGAFLLSSDNVLQAVTGQKPFDIGALAVNNALKAINGDPVEKRVAMPGMLFSRTDPDGVNAYLAMLKELTQ from the coding sequence ATGATCAGGGCATGGGCACAGAAAACGCGGTATGGATTCCGCACCTTGGCATTGGCCGTACTCGCCGCGATCGCGGCCGGGGGCTGCGCGCCCCGCGAGAAAGCGGACGATGGCCAGATCCGCATCGGCGCTATCGTGTTTCAGGAGGACCAGTATTTCCGGCTCGTGGAATTCGGCATGCGCGACGCCGCCGCGAAGGCCGGCGCGGCGATCAGCGTCAACAACAGCTTCAACGCGCTCGACAAAGAAATCTCCCTGATCGACACCTACCTGGCGAACCGCGTCGATGCGCTGGTCGTGGCCCCGCTGAGCGCCCAGAGCTCCATATCCGCCCTCAAGCGCGCCGCCGGCCGCGGAATCCCCGTCGTCGTGTTCGACAGCTTCGTCGAGGCGGATTTCCCCGCCAGCACCGTCCGGAGCGACCAGGTCGAGCTCGGACGCGTCACCGGCGAATTCGCCCGCGCCTTCATCGAGGAGCAGCTCGGCGGAAAGGCCAAAATCGCAATCGTGCAGTTCATCGCGCACATGCCCGAGCCCGGCAGCCAGCGCGTCCAGGGTTTCCGCGATGAAGTCACGAAACTGCCCGGCGTCGAAATCGTCACCGCGCAGGACGCCTGGCTCGCCCCCGAAGCCACGGCCCTCGTCGAAAACATCCTGACGGCGAACCCCGACATCGACATCGTCTGGTCCGCCAACGAGGGCGGCACCGTGGGCTCCGTAAACGCCGCCCGGGCCGCCAACATGAAGAATCCCGCGCGCCACGTCTACGTATTCGGCACCGACATGAGCGAACAGATCGGGGCCTTCCTCCTTTCCAGTGACAACGTCCTCCAGGCGGTGACGGGCCAGAAGCCCTTCGATATCGGCGCGCTCGCCGTGAACAACGCGCTCAAGGCAATCAACGGCGACCCGGTCGAAAAGCGCGTCGCGATGCCCGGCATGCTCTTCAGCCGCACCGACCCCGACGGCGTAAACGCCTACCTCGCCATGCTCAAAGAGCTCACGCAATAG
- a CDS encoding V-type ATPase subunit codes for MIALGRYAEANAVAHAILPDLLTREEYAALARGPTVQESWNALRRTAYGAWLQDDTAPDALTIERRLREVTAVWQHRAIRRLHGPALGVGELLLARWELDHLQFILRLWHGRDAHFESLLGFPLFLNNIAAVALASADSLEGIAQVLRTTPYGAPLRDSAPRYRQTGAIVYPELALERDYYGRLLAATSALGGADARRGIRLVSDEIDALNLSWLNRLQAYHQIPAEQAGELLIPGPSPLSRQFGIPGADYARITGAASDVLGQYGEAGAFRGPPAERAALLERALAEMVIARARADLSGYPFTIAGVFAFHRLLRTELANLCCVFAGRRIGVPDHDLMSRIRGVK; via the coding sequence ATGATTGCCCTGGGGCGATACGCCGAGGCCAACGCCGTCGCGCATGCCATTCTTCCGGACCTCCTGACGCGTGAGGAGTACGCGGCGCTCGCGCGCGGCCCCACCGTCCAGGAATCGTGGAACGCCCTGCGGCGGACCGCGTATGGCGCGTGGCTGCAAGACGATACGGCTCCCGACGCCTTGACCATCGAGCGCCGCCTTCGCGAGGTCACCGCCGTCTGGCAACACCGGGCCATCCGGCGGCTGCATGGCCCCGCGCTCGGGGTGGGCGAATTGCTGCTCGCCCGCTGGGAGCTCGATCACCTCCAGTTCATCCTCCGGCTCTGGCATGGCCGGGACGCGCATTTCGAATCCCTGCTCGGCTTCCCCCTGTTCCTCAACAACATTGCCGCCGTGGCGCTGGCTTCGGCGGATTCGCTGGAAGGCATCGCACAGGTGCTGCGGACCACCCCGTATGGCGCCCCATTGCGCGACAGCGCCCCGCGCTACCGGCAAACCGGGGCCATCGTCTACCCGGAGCTGGCCCTCGAGCGCGACTACTACGGGCGCCTTCTCGCCGCCACAAGCGCCCTGGGCGGCGCCGATGCGCGCCGGGGCATCCGCCTCGTCAGCGACGAAATCGACGCGCTGAATCTATCGTGGCTGAACCGGCTCCAGGCATACCACCAGATTCCAGCGGAGCAAGCGGGTGAATTGCTGATTCCCGGACCCTCTCCGCTATCCCGGCAATTTGGAATCCCGGGCGCGGACTACGCCCGGATCACCGGCGCCGCCTCCGACGTGCTGGGGCAATACGGAGAAGCGGGCGCGTTCCGGGGGCCGCCCGCCGAGCGCGCCGCCCTGCTGGAGCGCGCGCTGGCCGAAATGGTCATCGCCCGCGCGCGGGCCGATCTGAGCGGCTACCCATTCACCATCGCCGGCGTATTCGCGTTTCACCGCCTCCTCCGTACGGAACTGGCCAATTTGTGTTGCGTTTTTGCCGGAAGGCGCATCGGGGTACCGGATCACGACCTCATGAGCCGCATTCGCGGGGTGAAATGA
- a CDS encoding metallophosphoesterase family protein: MIRLRTLTATLALLLALATNAEPRHLYLTWSGAPESTIDINLVMDRVSEPVYVYYDTEPRHEDRSAYRSVVEATYIQTQMELADGWRLYVAPLAGLAPGATYSFIAGEETNGFSRELKFRTLPGGAAPLRFVNGGDMGADGRARTIQRIAGSKDPDFAVLGGDLAYANGMLGAGGLWDAWLKNWSDYMRRTDGCLVPILTAIGNHEVNKFASVDPLVRSPWYLSLFGRQGEQVYFSRQVGDNMVFFMLDTDHLNAVDGPQLEWLKAELEKYKHVPHKFAVYHVPLYPAFGKFEGAVAARAREVWGPLFDQYGVRVAFEHHDHVAKRSKPIKNGQVAESGTVYVGDGAMGRESRDVGRELRWYNAMEESTVHFWLVDVTPDRVDLQAIDRSDTVFDAVSLP; the protein is encoded by the coding sequence ATGATCCGTCTCCGCACGCTCACGGCCACGCTCGCCCTCCTGCTCGCGCTCGCGACCAACGCCGAGCCGCGCCACCTCTACCTCACCTGGTCCGGCGCGCCGGAGTCCACCATCGACATCAACCTCGTCATGGACCGCGTGTCGGAGCCGGTCTACGTCTACTACGACACCGAGCCGCGCCACGAGGACCGAAGCGCCTACCGGAGTGTCGTCGAAGCCACCTATATCCAGACGCAGATGGAACTCGCCGATGGCTGGCGCCTTTATGTCGCGCCCCTGGCCGGCCTGGCGCCGGGCGCCACCTATTCCTTCATCGCCGGCGAAGAGACCAACGGCTTCTCGCGCGAGCTCAAATTCCGCACCCTTCCCGGCGGCGCCGCCCCCCTGCGCTTCGTCAACGGCGGCGACATGGGCGCCGACGGCCGCGCGCGAACCATCCAGCGCATCGCCGGAAGCAAGGACCCCGACTTCGCCGTGCTCGGCGGCGATCTCGCCTACGCCAACGGCATGCTCGGCGCCGGAGGCCTCTGGGACGCGTGGCTGAAGAACTGGTCGGACTACATGCGGCGCACCGACGGCTGCCTCGTCCCGATCCTGACCGCCATCGGCAACCACGAGGTCAACAAGTTCGCCTCGGTCGACCCGCTGGTCCGCTCGCCCTGGTACCTCTCGCTCTTCGGCCGCCAGGGGGAACAGGTCTATTTCAGCCGCCAGGTCGGGGACAACATGGTGTTCTTCATGCTCGACACCGACCACCTGAACGCGGTCGACGGCCCGCAGCTCGAATGGCTCAAGGCCGAACTGGAAAAGTACAAGCACGTGCCCCACAAGTTCGCGGTGTATCACGTGCCGCTCTACCCGGCCTTCGGCAAGTTCGAGGGCGCGGTCGCCGCGCGCGCGCGCGAGGTCTGGGGGCCGCTATTCGACCAGTACGGCGTCCGCGTCGCCTTCGAACACCATGACCACGTCGCAAAGCGTTCCAAGCCCATCAAGAACGGCCAGGTGGCCGAAAGCGGCACCGTCTACGTCGGCGACGGGGCCATGGGCCGCGAGAGCCGCGACGTGGGCCGCGAACTTCGCTGGTACAACGCCATGGAAGAGAGCACCGTGCATTTCTGGCTTGTGGATGTGACGCCCGACCGCGTCGATCTCCAGGCCATCGATCGCTCGGATACCGTTTTCGACGCCGTCTCGCTGCCGTAG
- a CDS encoding V-type ATP synthase subunit D: MARYEVAPTRTNLARIKSDLAFAREGYELLEQKREILVMELKRFTARAIDAQAKADAELARAHAALREALLASGVSAGATAASAVGALAGVTLRERHVMGVSVPAVSLAVQDSPPYYGPVQSSAWTDEAAARFKTALHLLAELAETRISVLRLAREIQKTIRRVNALEKILIPDYEASRRYVEDALEESDRDALFALKRIKERLEALGDG; encoded by the coding sequence ATGGCCCGCTACGAAGTCGCGCCGACGCGCACGAATCTCGCCCGGATCAAGTCGGATCTGGCCTTTGCGCGGGAAGGCTACGAACTGCTGGAACAAAAGCGCGAGATACTCGTCATGGAGCTCAAGCGCTTCACCGCCCGCGCCATCGACGCCCAGGCCAAGGCCGACGCCGAACTTGCCCGGGCCCACGCGGCCCTCCGGGAGGCCCTCCTCGCAAGTGGCGTTTCGGCGGGAGCGACCGCCGCCAGCGCGGTGGGCGCCCTGGCCGGCGTAACACTCCGGGAACGCCACGTCATGGGCGTGTCGGTGCCGGCCGTCTCCCTGGCGGTACAGGACAGTCCGCCGTACTACGGCCCCGTGCAGTCTTCCGCCTGGACCGATGAGGCCGCCGCCCGATTCAAGACCGCCCTGCACCTGCTCGCCGAGCTGGCCGAGACCCGCATCTCCGTATTGCGGCTCGCCCGCGAAATTCAGAAGACCATCCGGCGCGTCAACGCCCTGGAAAAAATACTTATACCGGACTACGAAGCGTCCAGGCGCTATGTCGAGGACGCCCTCGAGGAATCGGACCGGGACGCGCTGTTTGCGCTCAAACGTATCAAGGAGCGGCTCGAAGCGCTGGGAGATGGATGA
- a CDS encoding carbon-nitrogen hydrolase family protein, whose translation MATIRVTGVQMAVEKKKSENLPRILDTIGRSDCDFILFPEMSLTGYNNDFSDSRTLEAWQQIATACRQSYVTAIVGTGARTDGHAFIQSRIFSDDGAVLGTQEKLVPTEKDREWCRPGDELRVFEYNGLDFGCLIGNDLWVAPGFGPYPDRRLSYQLGQKGARVIFFSANSGSDPAYAEYHNANLLLRARESGCYIFAVNAASKNGPANAPSGVVSPQGEWLTRCKLEGEDAFTFEFDPETL comes from the coding sequence ATGGCAACGATTCGGGTAACTGGGGTGCAGATGGCGGTGGAAAAGAAGAAAAGCGAAAACCTGCCCAGAATCCTGGACACGATCGGCCGCAGCGACTGCGACTTCATCCTGTTTCCGGAAATGAGCCTCACCGGCTACAACAACGATTTCAGCGACTCGCGAACCCTCGAGGCCTGGCAGCAGATCGCCACCGCCTGCCGCCAGTCCTACGTGACCGCGATTGTCGGCACCGGCGCCCGCACCGACGGCCACGCCTTCATTCAATCCCGCATCTTCTCCGACGACGGCGCCGTGCTCGGCACGCAGGAGAAGCTCGTACCCACGGAGAAGGACCGCGAGTGGTGCCGCCCCGGGGACGAGTTGCGGGTCTTCGAGTACAACGGCCTCGACTTCGGCTGCCTCATCGGCAATGACCTCTGGGTCGCCCCCGGCTTTGGCCCCTACCCGGACCGCCGCCTGTCCTACCAGCTCGGCCAGAAGGGCGCCCGCGTTATCTTCTTCAGCGCCAACTCCGGCTCGGATCCCGCCTACGCGGAATACCACAACGCCAACCTGCTGCTCCGCGCGCGGGAAAGCGGCTGCTACATCTTCGCGGTGAACGCGGCCAGCAAGAACGGTCCCGCCAACGCGCCGAGCGGGGTCGTGTCGCCCCAGGGCGAGTGGCTGACGCGCTGCAAGCTCGAAGGCGAGGATGCCTTCACCTTCGAATTCGACCCCGAAACCCTGTAA
- a CDS encoding V-type ATP synthase subunit B: MKSTPRAPDPAILKLLDGREYRGIEEVSGPILAIRGIHPAGYNELVEIVDGQGGSRMGMTLEVSGGAAVVQVFEGTERLKLGDTRVRFRGEPLTVEVSRDLLGRVFDGLGRPIDSGPDPIGEPRDVNGMPVNPTARDYPRKFIQTGLSAIDGMNTLVRGQKLPIFSGSGLPHRQTVAQIARQARVVDEDVDFAVVFAGMGIKRDEAMYYVRNFEESGAMERVVALLSMADAPSVERLITPRAALTIAEYLAFDLGMHVLVILTDMTNYCEALREISTQRNEIPSRKGYPGYLYSDLASIYERAGMIIGRSGSITQVPVVSMPNDDISHPVPDLSGYITEGQIVLDRELDQRGIYPPIAGLPSLSRLMKDGIGDGMTRGDHAHLASQLFAAYAQVKDIRALASVIGEEELTPLDHTYLEFGEAFERRFLSQRPDENRSVAETLDLGWNVLSILPREELHRITEEEIRKYYGR, translated from the coding sequence ATGAAATCAACGCCGCGCGCGCCTGATCCCGCCATACTGAAGCTGCTCGACGGGCGCGAGTATCGGGGTATCGAGGAGGTCTCCGGGCCGATCCTGGCGATCCGGGGGATCCACCCCGCCGGTTACAACGAACTCGTCGAAATCGTCGACGGGCAGGGCGGTTCCCGTATGGGCATGACGCTGGAAGTATCCGGCGGCGCCGCGGTGGTCCAGGTCTTCGAGGGCACCGAGCGCCTGAAACTCGGCGACACGCGCGTGCGCTTTCGGGGGGAACCGCTCACCGTCGAAGTCTCCCGGGACCTGCTGGGGCGCGTATTCGACGGCCTCGGACGCCCGATTGACAGCGGGCCGGATCCCATCGGCGAGCCGCGCGATGTGAACGGGATGCCCGTCAACCCCACGGCGCGTGATTACCCGAGAAAGTTCATCCAGACCGGCCTGTCCGCCATTGACGGCATGAACACCCTCGTGCGCGGTCAGAAACTGCCCATCTTCTCCGGGAGCGGCCTGCCGCACCGTCAGACCGTCGCGCAGATCGCGCGCCAGGCCCGGGTAGTGGACGAAGACGTGGACTTTGCCGTCGTATTTGCCGGCATGGGCATCAAGCGCGACGAGGCGATGTACTATGTCCGCAACTTTGAAGAATCCGGCGCGATGGAGCGGGTGGTCGCCTTGCTCAGCATGGCCGATGCGCCGTCGGTCGAACGCCTTATCACCCCGAGGGCGGCCCTCACCATCGCCGAGTACCTGGCCTTCGACCTGGGCATGCACGTGCTCGTCATCCTGACGGACATGACCAACTACTGCGAAGCGCTTCGGGAAATCTCCACCCAGCGAAACGAGATTCCAAGCCGAAAGGGCTATCCCGGCTACCTGTACAGCGACCTCGCCTCCATCTACGAGCGCGCCGGCATGATCATCGGGCGTTCCGGCTCCATTACACAGGTCCCGGTCGTCAGTATGCCCAACGACGACATCTCCCACCCCGTTCCGGACCTCTCCGGCTATATCACGGAGGGCCAGATCGTGCTCGACCGCGAACTGGATCAGCGCGGGATTTACCCCCCCATTGCCGGGCTCCCGTCCCTTTCGCGCCTGATGAAGGACGGTATCGGCGACGGCATGACGCGCGGCGACCATGCCCACCTCGCCAGCCAGCTCTTCGCCGCCTACGCACAGGTCAAGGACATCCGCGCCCTCGCCTCCGTCATCGGCGAGGAGGAATTGACACCCCTGGATCACACCTACCTCGAATTCGGCGAGGCCTTTGAGCGCCGATTCCTCAGCCAGCGACCCGATGAGAATCGCAGCGTCGCCGAGACGCTGGATCTCGGCTGGAACGTGCTCTCGATCCTGCCACGCGAGGAGCTGCACCGGATCACCGAGGAAGAAATCCGCAAGTATTACGGGAGGTGA
- a CDS encoding H+transporting two-sector ATPase C subunit encodes MFIERLPAPRRAALLLLLVTFAAPILITATVAAQTDTGAVQVNPEMAKWAFLSAALVTGASCIGAGVAVAYVGAAAVAALAEKPQLAGRALIFVGLAEGIAIYGLIIAIMILGKV; translated from the coding sequence ATGTTTATCGAGAGATTGCCCGCGCCGCGCCGCGCCGCGTTGTTGCTGCTGCTAGTGACCTTCGCCGCGCCGATCCTCATCACGGCCACCGTGGCGGCCCAGACGGACACGGGCGCCGTACAGGTCAACCCCGAGATGGCGAAATGGGCCTTCCTGTCCGCCGCCCTGGTGACCGGCGCCTCCTGCATCGGCGCGGGCGTCGCCGTGGCCTATGTGGGCGCCGCGGCCGTGGCGGCCCTCGCCGAAAAGCCACAGCTCGCCGGGCGCGCCCTGATTTTCGTGGGCCTGGCGGAAGGTATCGCCATCTACGGCCTGATCATCGCGATCATGATTCTCGGCAAGGTATGA
- a CDS encoding PTS sugar transporter subunit IIA, with translation MELHKTLTENAIWIGVADMTKWQVLEDLVGRLPTPPGARPPVLAAVLDREHRSSTGVGGGIAIPHARTSHVSTLSIALAISRNGFDFESLDGRPCHLVFLVVAPPDASTRYLDALASIASLAVNPGHVASLIQCATPAEALSLLETVNGKRHTAASTP, from the coding sequence ATGGAACTGCACAAGACCCTCACAGAAAACGCGATCTGGATCGGCGTCGCGGACATGACCAAATGGCAGGTGCTCGAAGATCTCGTCGGGCGCCTGCCCACACCCCCCGGCGCGCGCCCCCCCGTGCTCGCCGCCGTGCTCGATCGCGAGCACCGGAGCAGCACAGGCGTAGGCGGCGGCATCGCCATACCCCACGCGCGCACCAGCCACGTCTCCACCCTCTCCATCGCCCTCGCCATCTCCCGCAACGGATTCGACTTCGAATCCCTCGACGGAAGGCCCTGTCACCTCGTTTTTCTCGTGGTCGCGCCCCCCGACGCCTCCACCCGCTACCTCGACGCCCTCGCCTCCATCGCAAGCCTCGCCGTGAATCCCGGACACGTGGCCAGCCTCATCCAATGCGCCACGCCAGCGGAAGCCCTCAGCCTGCTCGAAACCGTCAACGGCAAGCGACACACCGCCGCGTCCACACCGTAA
- a CDS encoding V-type ATP synthase subunit F, whose translation MRLHIIGDPESVLGFRLAGINGTVAADRASALEALKSVLDRRDTGILFITEGVAAQVRETVERHLYGTGFPLLLEIPDASGPRADRPPIEDVVRRAVGIQL comes from the coding sequence ATGCGCCTGCACATCATTGGCGACCCGGAATCCGTGCTCGGATTCCGGCTCGCGGGAATCAACGGCACGGTCGCCGCGGACCGCGCGTCGGCCCTGGAAGCCCTGAAATCGGTCCTCGATCGCCGGGACACGGGAATTCTGTTTATTACCGAGGGCGTGGCCGCGCAGGTTCGCGAAACGGTGGAGCGCCATCTGTACGGCACGGGATTTCCTCTGCTCCTCGAAATTCCCGACGCATCCGGACCCCGCGCGGATCGGCCGCCCATCGAAGATGTCGTCCGCAGGGCCGTGGGAATTCAGCTATGA
- a CDS encoding universal stress protein: MMIPPIRPLERILLHVDAADENATATRYAVALAEACGAQLHAVYVVDEKLLGDLSRAKIFLDEEVGDLSRDLEEDGRKYLRAAERIARQHNVDLTGRLRRGIPHREVVDEAIHIKASIIVLGDIAIPLSVRDAFGNEFEMILWTAPCPVLVVKGPAAEELLRCYD, encoded by the coding sequence ATGATGATACCCCCGATTCGCCCGCTGGAGCGCATTCTGCTCCACGTGGATGCGGCCGACGAAAACGCCACCGCCACCCGATATGCCGTTGCCCTCGCGGAGGCCTGCGGCGCCCAACTGCACGCGGTCTATGTGGTGGATGAAAAGCTGCTCGGCGATCTCAGCCGCGCAAAAATCTTTCTCGACGAGGAAGTCGGCGACCTGAGCCGCGATCTCGAAGAGGACGGCCGGAAGTACCTGCGGGCCGCCGAACGCATCGCCCGGCAACATAACGTGGACCTCACCGGGCGACTGCGCCGCGGAATCCCCCACCGCGAGGTGGTGGACGAAGCCATACACATCAAGGCGAGCATCATTGTCCTCGGCGACATCGCGATCCCCCTGAGCGTGCGGGACGCCTTCGGCAATGAATTTGAGATGATCCTCTGGACCGCCCCGTGTCCCGTGCTCGTCGTGAAGGGACCCGCCGCCGAGGAACTGCTGCGCTGTTACGACTGA